GACCTCTCCTGTCAATGATGGGACTCTTGTCCCGTCACACGCTACCAGATCGACGGGACAACAGTCCCATCACTTATGATGACGGGTATGAGTCGATGGGAACCGGGGGCGCGGGAACGCCTCGTCGTGGCGGCGGTCGATCTGTTCACCGAGCAGGGATACGACGCGACGACGGTGGCGCAGATCGCCGAGCGCGCCGGGGTCACCAAAAGCACCTTCTTCCGGCACTTTCCGGACAAGCGCGAACTGCTGGTCGCCGGGCAGGAGACGCTGAGCCGACTGCTGAGCGAGGGCATCGCCGAGGCGCCCGAGGGCGCCAGCCCGCTCGAGGCGGTCGCCGCCGGTCTGCGACGCGCCGCGACCGCGATGGGCCCGATGAATCGCGAGCTGGCCCCGCGCCTGAAGGCGGCCGTCGCCTCCAGCACCGAACTTCAGGAACGCGACGCCCTCAAAATCGTCAGCCTCGCCGCCGCGATGACGACCGCCCTGGCCGCCCGCGGCGTCCCCGGCCCGACCGCGGCACTCGCCAGCGAACTGGGCGTCCTCGCCTTCAAACGCGGCTACGCCGAATGGTCCGACAGCGACCGCGACACCGAGGACGAACTCGCCGAATACCT
The Nocardia terpenica genome window above contains:
- a CDS encoding TetR/AcrR family transcriptional regulator produces the protein MSRWEPGARERLVVAAVDLFTEQGYDATTVAQIAERAGVTKSTFFRHFPDKRELLVAGQETLSRLLSEGIAEAPEGASPLEAVAAGLRRAATAMGPMNRELAPRLKAAVASSTELQERDALKIVSLAAAMTTALAARGVPGPTAALASELGVLAFKRGYAEWSDSDRDTEDELAEYLLAALDELRTASASLG